The genomic stretch TGAAAAGTCACAAGCTACTAGAAAGAGAGTTTTAGAGTTGATTAATCAATTACAAAAATAATTATAACATTAAATCCATTCCGAGATATATTCTTATTGGAAAAGATGGAAAAATAATTAATTCGAATATTACCGAACCTTCTATAGCTATAGAAAGGGAAATCGAAAACGAATTGATAACTAAATAACGAAATGCTTTTATTATAAAATTAATTGATAATTTGGACTAATTACAGCACTATTACAGTATACTGAATAGCTTTTTTTACTAAATTATGCTTAGACGTTTAAGAGCTTGCTTAAATTAAACCTCAAATTCTTACAAATAAAAAAAAGGATACATGCTTTTACATGTATCCTTATTTATATTTAAACGAATTGCTAAACCTTAGTTTTTAGGTGTATCGCTTTTAGATGCTTTGTTCCAAATTTTAATTTCATCATCTTTTGTAACACCTTCTAATACCTCAACATTCACACCGTCTGATGTTCCTAATTTTAGGGTTCTTTTTTCGTAAGTATCTTCACCTGTTTTAACCTCTACATAAGGCTCTTCAGTTTTTTTATCAAACTTTAACAAACCTTCTTTTATAGATAAAACACTATCTTTTTTTACTAAAACGATATCTGCATTTGCACTATACCCTGCTCTAATAAAAAAGTTATCATCTAAAGAAACATCTGCTTTAATCTTAAATTGCACAGCTCCACCTTCTTCTGTTCCTTTTGGTGCAATAAAGTTTAATTTTGCCGGAAATTTCTTTCCTTCAATAGCTCCAATAGAAACTTCTATATCTGAATTCTTTACTAATTTTCCTACTTCAGATTCGTCTACTTTTCCTTCGAAAATCATTTTACTCATATCTGCAATAGACGCAATTGTTGTACCTGCGTTAAAGTTGTTAGACTGAATAACTTGGTCTCCTTCTTTCACAGGGATCTCTAAGATTGTACCAGACATTTGTGCAATAATATTAGTGTTTGCAGCACCTCCAGAACCTGCAGAACCTCTTTTAATAATTAAATAATCGTTCTGAGCATTTTTTAAATCTTGTTTTGCTTGGTTGTATGTAAGCTCTACACCTTCATACTCTGCTCTAGCAATTACGCCTTTATCAAATAAATTTTTAGTTCTTTTGTAAGAAATTGCTGCATTGTTAACACGTAACTTTGCATTGTCTACTCTACCTCTTGCACTAATTAAAGATTGCTCGTTTGGTACAACTCTAACAGTTGCAATTAAATCTCCTTTTTTAACTTTAGAGCCTTCTAACAACATTATTTTATCAATAATTCCTGTTATTTGAGGTTTAATCTCAATTTCTTCTAAAGGTGTTACTTTACCTGTAGCCACAGTTTTTTTAACAATTGTGGTTCTAAAAGGTGTTTCCGTTTCATATGCTACAATACTTTTCTTGTTCTTTTTACCGAACCAAACAAGTGCTGCAATAAAACATACTGCGATAATTATTAAAATAATTTTAGATCTTTTACTCATGATTTGTTGTTAATTGATTTTATTCTTCTCTTAATGCTTCTATTGGTTTTACTACTGTTGCCATATGTGCCGGAATTAATCCTATTAATGTTCCTAGAAAAATTAATGTGGCAAAGGCAATTAAAATTATGGGGATGTTTACTGTTGGATTTATCAACGGAATATCTTCATTACTACTTGCTGCTGAATCTATCAAAAACAGCACAAAACTCCCTAAAATAATACCTAACATACCTGCTGTTGTTGTTAAAAAAACAGACTCTAATATAATTTGCTGACGAATACTCTTTGGTGTTGCACCTAAGGCTCTACGTATCCCTATTTCTTTGGTACGTTCTTTTACTGTAATTAATAAGATATTACCAATAGCAAATACACCTGCTATTAACGTTGCAATACCTACAAACCAAGTTAAAAACTGCATACCAGTTATAAAACCGGTAACCTTACCTATTTCTTTACCTAAGTTTACACTACCAAATGCTCTTTCGTCTTCTGGATGTACTTTGTGCAAACCTTTTAAAGTTAACAATATATCACTTTCCATTTGTTCGATGTTTGTACCTTCATTAGCAGTAATCATCATCCAATCTACTTTATTTGCAGTATTGTATACTTTTCTAAAAGTTGTAAACGGTATGTATGCACAATCTCCATCAAAATTTATTGTATTAGAGGGTTTGTAAACACCAATAACCAAATAATTAATACTATTTATTTTTACATATTGCCCAATAGGCATTTCATCTTTATCAAATAATTGTTTGTACATATCTTCTGATATGACAGTAACTTTTGCGGTTGATAAAATATCATTCTCATTTAAAAAACGACCATATAGCAATTGTTTTTTCTGAATTTGATCTAAAACAGGATAATCTCCGCTTACTTGAAAATTACCAGATTTAAAATCTTTTACAATTAAATTACTAGTTTGATTTCTTGGTGCTAATAATTTAATCTCATCACTATATTCAGTTTTTAAAACCTCAATATCATTCATTGTTAAAGAAAACCTTCTTCCTTCTTGAAAACCTTTAAAAGGTGTATCTGTTGCCTGTGTCCAAACAAAAACACTATTGGTAGCAAAATTACCAAACAGTTTGTTAAAGCCATTTTCTACTCCTCTAGCAGCTCCTAACAAAACTACTAATAAGAAAATACCCCATAAAACTCCAATTATAGTAATTGCTGTTCTAATTCTATTTTTACGGATGCTTCCGTAAATTTCTTGCCAAGTATCTGAATCGAATAAAAATTTCATAATTAATCTGCTCTTAATGCTTCTATTGGTTTAATATTTGCGGCCTTTTTTGCAGGCACATACGCCGCTATTAATCCAGATAGAACTAAAACTATCGTTGCACCTATTACAATACCTGGGCTTACACTTGGGTCTTTTATAAAATAATCTTCTTCTAAAGTGTCGCCAATTAAACTTAATATGTACGTACCTAAAGTAAGTCCTAGATAACCTGCAAGCGTGGTAATTAATACAGATTCTTGCACAACCATACCAACAATAGACGCAGGTTTGGCTCCTAGTGCTTTTCTAATACCAAATTCTTTTGTTCTTTCTTTGATTACAAAAATCATAATATTAGAAATACCTATAATACCTGCCACTAAAGTACCAGAACCAATTAAGATTACAATGGCATATAAAACGCCCATAAACTGCCCAATACCTTTGTTGGCTTCTGCCATATTTCTAACAGAAAGCGCACTTTGATCGTCTGGATGAATATCCATCTTTTTTCTCAAGTCGCGCTCCATTCGATTTCCAAAAGCAACAGCTGCATCTAAACTTAAATTAGGATCGTAACCTAAAGCAATCTGACTAATGTAATCGTTATTACCATACATCATTTGTGCAGTAGTTAATGGTATAAATGCTTTTCTTTCTTCGTTATCTCCGCCTTCATCAGAAAAAATACCAATTACTAAATACGAACTTCCGTTTACATTTACTCTTTTTCTTAATGCAGGTCTTTCGCCAAATAAATCTTTTTTAAGCAACCTACCAATTACAATTACTTTCGATTTTTCTTTTAAATCTCTTTCGTTTAAATACCTACCCTTGTCTATAATTGTTTTTTCTAAATATTGATGATCTGGGTTTACAGCCATTACACTGTAATTACTTGCCTCACTTTTATATTTGATGGTAAAGTTTTTATAAATTCTAGAAGATTTGTACTGAATCTTGTCTCCGTACTCTTCAGAAATATAATCGTAGTCTTTATTTTTTAATTGAACGGTTCTACCTGTTTGCAAACCTTTGTAGGGTTTAGACGTTTTCCAGACTCTAACAAACATGGCATTTTGTGCATCATCTGCAAAAGCACCTTTAAAAGAATTGCTTAATCCGCTTACAATACCAAATAATAAAGTAAACAGTAAAATTGCAAAAGCTACGGTAAAACCAGACATTACAGAACGCAATCTGTTTTTATTTATACTCTGAAAAATTTCTCTCCAACGATCTAAATCAAACATATTAAACGGCTTTAGCTTTTCCTACAGAAGTAATTTCATCACTAATAATTAAACCGTCTTTTAAACGTACCACTCTTTTGGTTTGTTCTGCCACCTCTTCTTCGTGTGTAATTACAAAAACCGTCATTCCTTCATCATTAATATCCTTCAACAAATCCATTACAGAATCTGTTGTGGTAGAATCTAAGGCTCCTGTTGGCTCATCGGCTAAAACAACTTTAGGTTTGGTAACCAAAGCTCTTGCAATGGCAACACGTTGTTTTTGTCCACCAGACAATTCGTTTGGTAAATGATTTGCCCAATCTTTTAAACCAACTTTTTCTAAATAATCTAATGCTATTTGCAAACGCTCTTTTCTTGCCATACCTTTATAATACAAAGGTAAAGCAACGTTTTCTACAGCTGTTTTGTATGAAATTAAATTAAACGATTGAAAAATAAAGCCTAAGAATTTATTACGTAAAATTGCGGCTTTTTTCTCGTTCATGTTTTTTATCAACTGCCCATTTAGGTGGTAAGTACCTTCGTCATGCACATCTAATAAACCAACAATATTTAGTAAGGTAGATTTTCCAGAACCAGAAGATCCCATAATAGAAACAAATTCGCCTTCTTTAATATGTAAATCGATTCCTTTTAAAACGTGTAGAGAATCTTTACCAATAGGGTAAGATTTATGTAGTCCTTCTATTTTAATCATTTGGTGGTTGTTTTGTATAAAAGTATTGATTACCAATGAGTACACTTACTAATTTTTTGTTAAAAGCAAGAATTCACATTTCAAATACACACATAAGACGTCTTAAAATAAATTATGTTACAAGAAATTTTAAAAAACTTAAAGTATCTTTGTTATAAATTTATGAGAACCTTTTTAAATGCTTGATATACCTAAAGACAAGAAGATAATTTTATTTGATGGTGTTTGTAATTTATGCAATAATGCGGTTACAAAAACG from Polaribacter marinaquae encodes the following:
- a CDS encoding efflux RND transporter periplasmic adaptor subunit, producing the protein MSKRSKIILIIIAVCFIAALVWFGKKNKKSIVAYETETPFRTTIVKKTVATGKVTPLEEIEIKPQITGIIDKIMLLEGSKVKKGDLIATVRVVPNEQSLISARGRVDNAKLRVNNAAISYKRTKNLFDKGVIARAEYEGVELTYNQAKQDLKNAQNDYLIIKRGSAGSGGAANTNIIAQMSGTILEIPVKEGDQVIQSNNFNAGTTIASIADMSKMIFEGKVDESEVGKLVKNSDIEVSIGAIEGKKFPAKLNFIAPKGTEEGGAVQFKIKADVSLDDNFFIRAGYSANADIVLVKKDSVLSIKEGLLKFDKKTEEPYVEVKTGEDTYEKRTLKLGTSDGVNVEVLEGVTKDDEIKIWNKASKSDTPKN
- a CDS encoding ABC transporter permease gives rise to the protein MKFLFDSDTWQEIYGSIRKNRIRTAITIIGVLWGIFLLVVLLGAARGVENGFNKLFGNFATNSVFVWTQATDTPFKGFQEGRRFSLTMNDIEVLKTEYSDEIKLLAPRNQTSNLIVKDFKSGNFQVSGDYPVLDQIQKKQLLYGRFLNENDILSTAKVTVISEDMYKQLFDKDEMPIGQYVKINSINYLVIGVYKPSNTINFDGDCAYIPFTTFRKVYNTANKVDWMMITANEGTNIEQMESDILLTLKGLHKVHPEDERAFGSVNLGKEIGKVTGFITGMQFLTWFVGIATLIAGVFAIGNILLITVKERTKEIGIRRALGATPKSIRQQIILESVFLTTTAGMLGIILGSFVLFLIDSAASSNEDIPLINPTVNIPIILIAFATLIFLGTLIGLIPAHMATVVKPIEALREE
- a CDS encoding ABC transporter permease, which gives rise to MFDLDRWREIFQSINKNRLRSVMSGFTVAFAILLFTLLFGIVSGLSNSFKGAFADDAQNAMFVRVWKTSKPYKGLQTGRTVQLKNKDYDYISEEYGDKIQYKSSRIYKNFTIKYKSEASNYSVMAVNPDHQYLEKTIIDKGRYLNERDLKEKSKVIVIGRLLKKDLFGERPALRKRVNVNGSSYLVIGIFSDEGGDNEERKAFIPLTTAQMMYGNNDYISQIALGYDPNLSLDAAVAFGNRMERDLRKKMDIHPDDQSALSVRNMAEANKGIGQFMGVLYAIVILIGSGTLVAGIIGISNIMIFVIKERTKEFGIRKALGAKPASIVGMVVQESVLITTLAGYLGLTLGTYILSLIGDTLEEDYFIKDPSVSPGIVIGATIVLVLSGLIAAYVPAKKAANIKPIEALRAD
- a CDS encoding ABC transporter ATP-binding protein produces the protein MIKIEGLHKSYPIGKDSLHVLKGIDLHIKEGEFVSIMGSSGSGKSTLLNIVGLLDVHDEGTYHLNGQLIKNMNEKKAAILRNKFLGFIFQSFNLISYKTAVENVALPLYYKGMARKERLQIALDYLEKVGLKDWANHLPNELSGGQKQRVAIARALVTKPKVVLADEPTGALDSTTTDSVMDLLKDINDEGMTVFVITHEEEVAEQTKRVVRLKDGLIISDEITSVGKAKAV